One Bacillus sp. FJAT-52991 genomic region harbors:
- a CDS encoding sigma-54 interaction domain-containing protein codes for MSLKDLELLLTMYTEVAEKIDLGIHVIDSNEKTIIYNKKMREIEGMGIEDVLDRNLLDVFQFDRAEESTLLQVLKTGEAIQNVKQTYFNINGHEITTINHTFPIVEDSLIIGAVEIAKDVTKLEKMIQENILKKGDTHYTFDNIISENPSVVEAIETSKRATRTSSSVLIIGEIGTGKELFAESIHNGSPRSNKPFISQNCAALPDTLIESILFGSNGDSDLDDDRPGLFEQANGGTLLLDEIDALSLSLQSKLLRVIQEKKLRREDGAKDTPVDVRLIATISEDPIDAIAANKLRKDLYYRLSVVSVFIPPLRERKEDIDLLSQFFINKYNHLFGMHIQSLDEEVKEYFSNYEWPGNVRELEHVIEGAMNLMEHEEIITFTHLPSSFRNKSGVGLESKELEKIEGFLYQPKTVLPLEEYIQEAETYYIKKALQHHEHNITKTAKALGMSRQNLQYRIRKYDIGKNNY; via the coding sequence ATGTCTTTAAAAGATTTAGAATTATTATTAACGATGTACACAGAAGTCGCAGAGAAAATCGATTTAGGCATCCATGTTATTGATTCCAATGAAAAGACGATTATATACAATAAAAAAATGCGAGAAATTGAAGGCATGGGAATCGAGGATGTGCTTGATAGAAATCTTCTTGACGTATTCCAATTTGATCGTGCCGAAGAAAGTACCCTCCTGCAAGTATTGAAAACCGGAGAAGCGATTCAAAACGTCAAACAAACGTACTTTAATATAAACGGACATGAAATTACAACGATCAACCACACATTCCCGATCGTAGAAGATTCCTTAATCATCGGTGCGGTAGAAATAGCAAAAGATGTCACTAAGCTTGAAAAAATGATTCAAGAAAACATTTTAAAAAAGGGCGACACTCATTACACATTCGACAATATCATTAGCGAAAATCCATCGGTAGTCGAAGCGATCGAAACGAGCAAGCGAGCGACTCGCACCTCCTCTTCTGTGTTAATTATTGGCGAAATCGGAACGGGCAAAGAATTATTTGCTGAAAGTATTCATAACGGAAGCCCTCGCTCAAATAAGCCATTTATTTCTCAAAATTGTGCGGCCCTTCCCGACACATTAATAGAGAGTATTCTATTTGGAAGCAACGGCGATTCTGACTTAGATGACGATCGACCTGGATTATTTGAACAAGCAAACGGCGGCACTTTATTACTGGATGAAATTGACGCTTTAAGTCTGAGTTTGCAATCGAAATTGTTACGAGTAATTCAAGAGAAAAAGCTTCGACGTGAAGATGGGGCCAAAGATACCCCGGTAGATGTACGTCTAATCGCGACCATTAGTGAAGATCCGATCGATGCCATTGCTGCCAACAAACTGAGAAAAGATCTATATTACCGCTTAAGTGTCGTATCTGTTTTTATCCCACCACTTCGCGAACGAAAAGAGGATATCGACCTTCTTTCCCAATTTTTCATCAATAAGTACAATCATCTATTTGGTATGCATATTCAATCACTTGATGAAGAAGTAAAGGAATATTTCTCTAATTATGAATGGCCTGGAAATGTCCGCGAGCTTGAGCATGTAATTGAGGGAGCGATGAACTTGATGGAGCATGAAGAGATCATCACGTTTACCCACTTACCAAGTTCATTTCGTAATAAATCTGGCGTTGGTTTAGAATCAAAGGAACTTGAAAAAATAGAAGGCTTTCTCTATCAGCCTAAAACAGTTTTACCTCTTGAGGAATACATCCAAGAAGCGGAAACTTATTATATTAAAAAAGCACTTCAGCATCACGAACATAATATTACTAAAACAGCGAAAGCACTTGGAATGAGCCGCCAAAACCTACAATATCGCATTCGAAAATATGATATTGGTAAAAATAATTACTAA
- the nhaC gene encoding Na+/H+ antiporter NhaC encodes MQRENQEIKIPFLLAILPMLVMIGTMAVTVIKFEGSPHVPLLVGTVAASIIALKYGYKWETIEQGAYNGIKLALPAILIIIMVGLTIGAWIGGGIVATMIYYGLQIITPSLFLVSISVICAVVTLAIGSSWSTMGTIGVAGMGIGLSMGIPAPMVAGAIISGSYFGDKMSPLSDTTNLAAGITGTDLFDHIKHMFYTTIPSMLIALVVYFFLGRQFSSSNVDTKNIDQILNVLNENFVISPWLLLIPVLVIVLVAKKVPALPALAIGIFLGWASHVFIQGGSLADATNTLQQGFSIETGNAMVDELFNRGGIDDMMGTISLTIVAMTFGGVMEQTGMLKAIVGQILKVARSTGSLITATIMSAFITNATASEQYISILLPGRMYVTAFREKKLHSKNLSRALEDGGTVTSVFIPWNTCGVFIVSMLAVHPFEYAPYAVLNYTVPIISIIMAFLGLKIEYLTDEQIKELEEKEMLQKQVAS; translated from the coding sequence ATGCAGAGAGAAAATCAGGAGATCAAAATACCATTTTTATTAGCTATTTTGCCAATGCTTGTAATGATTGGTACCATGGCTGTAACGGTCATTAAGTTTGAAGGAAGTCCTCACGTTCCACTACTAGTTGGAACAGTGGCGGCTTCGATCATTGCTTTGAAGTATGGATACAAATGGGAAACGATTGAACAGGGAGCCTATAATGGCATTAAACTGGCCTTACCAGCTATTTTAATTATCATTATGGTTGGTTTAACGATTGGCGCTTGGATTGGTGGCGGAATTGTTGCTACAATGATTTATTATGGATTGCAAATCATTACCCCTTCCTTATTTTTAGTGTCAATTAGTGTGATTTGTGCAGTCGTTACGTTGGCCATTGGTAGTTCTTGGTCAACGATGGGAACGATTGGTGTCGCAGGAATGGGGATTGGCCTAAGTATGGGTATTCCAGCTCCGATGGTGGCTGGTGCGATTATTTCTGGTTCTTATTTCGGCGATAAAATGTCACCGCTTTCAGATACAACCAATTTAGCGGCAGGTATTACTGGAACGGACTTGTTTGATCATATTAAACATATGTTCTACACAACGATTCCAAGTATGCTTATTGCTTTAGTTGTGTACTTTTTCCTTGGACGTCAGTTTTCTTCATCGAACGTGGATACAAAAAATATTGATCAAATTTTAAATGTTTTAAATGAGAACTTTGTGATTTCTCCATGGTTGTTGCTTATTCCGGTGTTAGTTATTGTGCTTGTAGCGAAGAAGGTGCCTGCCCTACCGGCTCTTGCTATCGGTATTTTTCTTGGTTGGGCTTCTCATGTATTCATTCAAGGTGGAAGTTTGGCTGATGCGACGAATACACTTCAGCAAGGTTTCTCGATTGAAACAGGGAATGCAATGGTAGATGAGTTATTTAATCGCGGTGGAATAGATGATATGATGGGGACGATTTCCTTGACGATTGTTGCGATGACATTTGGAGGCGTGATGGAACAAACAGGTATGTTGAAAGCCATCGTTGGGCAAATTTTGAAAGTTGCTCGCTCAACAGGAAGCTTAATTACTGCAACGATTATGTCTGCTTTTATTACAAATGCAACCGCTTCCGAGCAATATATTTCCATTCTTCTTCCGGGAAGAATGTATGTTACGGCGTTTCGTGAAAAGAAATTACACTCTAAAAATTTATCGCGTGCATTAGAGGATGGGGGAACAGTGACCTCTGTATTTATTCCTTGGAACACTTGTGGTGTGTTTATTGTTTCGATGCTAGCTGTTCACCCGTTTGAATATGCCCCATATGCGGTATTGAACTATACTGTACCAATTATCTCAATTATTATGGCGTTCCTTGGGTTGAAAATAGAATACTTAACAGATGAACAAATAAAAGAATTAGAAGAAAAAGAAATGCTACAAAAACAAGTAGCATCATAA
- the yugI gene encoding S1 domain-containing post-transcriptional regulator GSP13, which produces MGNNYEPGQIVTGKVTGIQPYGAFIALENGMQGLVHISEITHGYVKDIHDHLEVGKEVTVKVISVNEEEGKISLSIRATAESKPTSIHEVRRIKLGENSAGFNTLKHKLKEWIEQSEEEK; this is translated from the coding sequence ATGGGAAATAATTATGAACCAGGGCAAATTGTAACAGGGAAGGTAACAGGGATTCAACCATATGGAGCGTTCATTGCACTTGAAAATGGGATGCAGGGGTTGGTTCATATTTCAGAAATTACTCACGGGTATGTAAAGGATATTCATGACCACCTAGAAGTGGGAAAAGAAGTCACAGTGAAAGTGATTTCAGTGAATGAAGAAGAGGGGAAAATTAGTTTATCTATTCGTGCAACAGCGGAATCTAAACCAACTTCTATTCATGAAGTGCGTCGCATTAAACTAGGGGAAAATAGTGCAGGGTTTAATACGCTAAAGCATAAATTGAAAGAATGGATCGAACAATCAGAAGAAGAAAAATAA
- a CDS encoding sodium-dependent transporter: MSKKEQWSSKIGFILAAAGSAIGLGAIWKFPYMAGTNGGGVFFLLFILFTVIIGAPILLAEFFIGRRTQKDAVSAFKELVPHSAWPLVGILGVGSAFIILSFYSVVGGWILSYIFRNLTGQLFIEGKTDYNALFDQIISNPTEVLIAQGLFMLMAIFVVRGGIQKGIERASVVLMPALFLLFIALVIRSLTLDGAMEGVKFLLQPDWSLLTGKTALLALGQAFFALSIGVSIMITYASYLGKEQDMPRSAFSVAGLNILISLLAGLVIFPAVFALGFEPDAGPGLVFVVLPAVFNEMAFGNIFFFIFLLLLLFATLTSAFSILEIVVAAFTKGDPNKRKKFTWIAGILIFITGIPSALSFGVLSDVTIFNKSIFDFADYITANIGMPIGALFISIFVGYRMKRNDVYEEITRGSSMSPKLFGIWYFCVKYVAPVAIILIFLQSFGLF, translated from the coding sequence ATGAGTAAAAAAGAACAATGGTCTTCGAAGATCGGCTTTATTCTTGCAGCAGCAGGTTCAGCGATCGGACTTGGCGCCATTTGGAAATTCCCCTATATGGCCGGAACAAACGGAGGAGGAGTGTTCTTTCTTCTATTTATCTTATTTACGGTCATCATTGGGGCGCCAATTTTATTGGCAGAGTTTTTTATTGGAAGACGAACACAAAAGGATGCGGTAAGTGCCTTCAAAGAATTAGTACCTCATTCGGCTTGGCCGCTCGTTGGTATATTGGGTGTTGGATCTGCTTTTATTATTTTATCCTTTTACAGTGTAGTTGGTGGTTGGATTTTATCCTATATTTTCCGAAATCTTACTGGACAATTGTTCATAGAAGGAAAAACAGATTATAATGCTTTATTCGATCAAATTATTAGCAACCCTACCGAAGTGTTAATCGCACAAGGTTTGTTTATGCTAATGGCGATATTTGTTGTACGCGGTGGCATTCAAAAAGGGATTGAACGAGCGAGTGTAGTTTTAATGCCAGCTCTCTTCCTATTGTTTATCGCACTTGTCATTCGTTCCTTAACATTAGATGGAGCGATGGAAGGCGTGAAATTCCTGTTGCAGCCGGATTGGTCGCTCTTAACAGGAAAAACAGCTTTGCTAGCTTTAGGCCAAGCCTTTTTCGCCTTAAGTATTGGTGTATCGATCATGATTACATACGCTTCGTATTTAGGAAAAGAACAGGACATGCCACGATCAGCTTTTTCTGTTGCTGGGCTTAATATTCTTATTTCGCTTTTAGCGGGGCTTGTTATTTTCCCAGCCGTTTTTGCTTTAGGCTTCGAACCAGATGCAGGCCCTGGACTTGTGTTTGTCGTTCTTCCAGCGGTCTTTAATGAAATGGCCTTTGGGAACATATTTTTCTTTATTTTCTTATTATTGTTATTGTTCGCTACACTTACATCAGCGTTTTCGATTCTTGAAATTGTTGTAGCCGCCTTTACAAAAGGAGATCCAAATAAACGAAAAAAATTCACTTGGATTGCAGGCATTCTTATTTTCATTACAGGTATTCCAAGTGCTTTATCATTCGGCGTGCTTAGTGATGTGACGATTTTTAATAAATCGATTTTTGATTTTGCTGACTACATTACAGCGAACATTGGGATGCCTATAGGCGCTTTATTTATTTCCATCTTTGTTGGCTACCGAATGAAACGAAATGACGTCTACGAAGAAATCACTCGCGGTTCTTCCATGAGCCCCAAGCTATTCGGCATTTGGTACTTCTGCGTCAAATACGTCGCACCCGTAGCCATCATCCTCATCTTCCTACAATCATTTGGATTGTTTTAA
- a CDS encoding aminotransferase, whose protein sequence is MKTTKSYVAKSVENMAPSGIRKFFDLAATMEGVISLGVGEPDFVTSWSAREAAILSLEKGYTSYTANAGLLELREAISDYISERFYVPYIANEEIIVTVGASQAIDLAMRAILDPGDEVVVVEPCFVSYVPLVELAGGKAVTVETTGEQGFKLQAEDLEKAITPKTKALLLCSPNNPTGTQLDREELQAIADIVKKYDLLVIADEIYAELAYDLRHTSIASLEGMRERTILINGFSKGFAMTGWRLGFVCAPRELAAAMLKIHQYTMMCASTPAQYAALEALQTGMNDVEEMKKAYRRRRNYFVQSLNEMGLTCHVPGGAFYVFPSIQSTGLTSEQFAEQLLVEEKVAVVPGSVFGKGGEGYIRCSYASSMEQLQEAVKRIKQFLEK, encoded by the coding sequence ATGAAAACGACAAAAAGCTACGTGGCAAAATCAGTTGAGAATATGGCGCCATCCGGCATTAGAAAGTTTTTTGATTTAGCAGCGACAATGGAAGGTGTTATTTCTTTAGGAGTAGGAGAGCCTGACTTTGTCACTTCTTGGTCAGCGAGGGAAGCGGCTATTTTATCCCTTGAAAAGGGCTATACATCTTATACAGCTAACGCGGGTTTATTGGAATTACGCGAGGCGATTAGTGACTACATTAGTGAACGATTTTATGTTCCTTACATAGCAAACGAAGAGATCATTGTCACAGTCGGAGCGAGCCAAGCCATTGATCTAGCGATGAGAGCTATTCTTGACCCAGGCGATGAAGTGGTTGTTGTTGAGCCTTGTTTCGTGTCGTATGTCCCTTTAGTTGAGCTTGCTGGTGGAAAAGCAGTGACGGTAGAAACGACAGGGGAACAAGGTTTTAAACTGCAAGCAGAGGATTTAGAAAAAGCAATTACACCAAAAACGAAGGCATTGCTCTTATGTTCGCCGAATAACCCAACAGGGACACAGCTTGACCGAGAAGAATTACAAGCGATTGCTGATATTGTGAAAAAGTATGATTTATTAGTGATTGCCGATGAAATTTATGCGGAGCTTGCTTACGATCTTCGTCATACATCGATCGCTAGCCTAGAAGGAATGCGGGAACGGACGATTTTGATTAACGGCTTTTCCAAAGGATTTGCGATGACAGGATGGCGCCTTGGATTCGTTTGTGCGCCGCGTGAATTAGCAGCCGCAATGTTGAAAATTCATCAATACACGATGATGTGCGCGTCAACACCTGCTCAATACGCAGCTTTAGAAGCGTTGCAAACAGGAATGAACGATGTAGAAGAGATGAAAAAAGCTTATCGTCGCCGTCGAAATTACTTTGTTCAGTCGTTAAATGAAATGGGCCTTACATGCCACGTACCTGGAGGAGCCTTCTATGTGTTCCCATCTATTCAAAGCACAGGCTTAACATCTGAACAATTTGCTGAACAATTGCTAGTAGAGGAAAAAGTTGCTGTCGTCCCAGGCTCCGTCTTCGGCAAAGGAGGAGAAGGGTACATTCGCTGTTCCTATGCCTCATCTATGGAGCAACTGCAAGAAGCAGTGAAGCGAATAAAGCAATTTCTTGAGAAATAA
- a CDS encoding Lrp/AsnC family transcriptional regulator — protein sequence MHLTDKEIEILEILEQNARVPMEDLAKMIGENEETTIKLVKRLEEEKVIVHYATLVDWAKIDSYQGITAMIDVKVTPKRGVGFSEVAERIYRFKEVTSVYLMSGVYDLSVTVEAKSMNEVARFVSEKLSTLDSVVSTTTHFQLKKYKHDGIVYEQKKNDKRIVVSP from the coding sequence ATGCATTTAACGGATAAGGAAATAGAAATATTAGAAATTCTTGAACAAAATGCTCGTGTGCCAATGGAAGATTTAGCTAAAATGATTGGTGAAAACGAAGAAACAACGATAAAGTTAGTGAAGCGATTAGAAGAGGAAAAAGTGATTGTTCACTATGCGACACTTGTGGATTGGGCGAAGATTGATAGCTATCAAGGCATTACCGCGATGATTGATGTAAAGGTGACACCAAAGCGCGGAGTGGGCTTTAGTGAAGTAGCAGAGAGAATTTATCGCTTTAAAGAAGTCACTTCTGTTTACTTAATGTCCGGTGTTTACGATTTGTCCGTGACGGTAGAAGCGAAGTCGATGAATGAAGTCGCCCGCTTTGTTTCTGAGAAACTATCAACCCTTGACTCTGTTGTTTCGACTACAACTCACTTTCAATTGAAAAAATATAAGCATGATGGCATTGTGTATGAACAAAAGAAAAATGATAAAAGAATCGTGGTGTCTCCATAA
- a CDS encoding DUF1871 family protein has product MEKTVKLNIELGHILREWDPFAVGSGFYDTESADAIYAVHQLDDAEQLAARIKEIYEFSFDDKLSLECCRPIATRLLQVKHHSACDL; this is encoded by the coding sequence ATGGAGAAAACAGTTAAATTAAATATTGAGCTTGGACACATTCTTCGTGAATGGGATCCGTTTGCAGTCGGTAGTGGTTTTTACGATACAGAGTCGGCAGATGCGATCTACGCTGTTCATCAGCTAGATGATGCCGAACAATTGGCAGCTCGAATTAAAGAAATTTATGAATTCTCTTTTGATGATAAATTATCTTTAGAGTGTTGTCGTCCAATAGCTACTCGATTGCTACAGGTGAAACATCATTCGGCATGTGACTTGTGA
- a CDS encoding MalY/PatB family protein → MSKLDQMINRTGTGAVKWDSLKEMFGVEDALPMWVADMDFEAPNPVIEALKKQVEHGIFGYAAIPASTKEAIKAWQASRHNWKIETDWLLFNHGVVPSISLAIEALTEKGDAVIVQSPVYTPFFEMIERNERQVVNNQLVLKDNRYQVDFDDLEQKLSAEEVKLLLLCSPHNPGGRVWTKEELTKMAALCQQHDVIIVADEIHCDLTADPHIHTPIASIQEEYQDFIVTLIAPSKTFNLAGLQASAIIVPSEVLRNKLKTVQAKRGFFTLNMMGITAMEAAYREGGPWLDEAIAYIRENIQLVEHYIRSEIPELNVMKPEGSYLIWIDCRKLELADDELMNKILHDGKLALGQGFKYRAGGEGFLRMNVACPRVIVEDGLKRLKKAIKGE, encoded by the coding sequence TTGAGTAAATTGGATCAAATGATTAATCGTACAGGTACAGGGGCTGTAAAATGGGATAGTCTGAAGGAAATGTTTGGGGTAGAAGATGCTTTACCAATGTGGGTCGCTGACATGGATTTCGAAGCACCAAATCCAGTGATCGAAGCGCTCAAAAAGCAAGTGGAACATGGTATATTTGGTTACGCAGCGATTCCTGCTTCCACAAAAGAAGCAATCAAAGCATGGCAAGCTTCTCGTCACAATTGGAAGATCGAAACAGACTGGTTGCTATTTAATCATGGAGTAGTGCCTTCTATCAGTCTAGCGATTGAAGCTTTAACCGAAAAAGGAGATGCTGTCATTGTTCAATCACCAGTGTACACTCCTTTTTTTGAAATGATTGAGCGAAACGAACGACAAGTGGTGAATAATCAGCTAGTCTTAAAAGACAATCGTTATCAGGTCGATTTTGACGACCTTGAACAAAAATTATCTGCCGAAGAAGTAAAATTGCTTTTGCTTTGTAGCCCACACAATCCAGGTGGACGAGTATGGACAAAAGAGGAATTAACGAAAATGGCGGCTCTTTGCCAGCAGCATGATGTTATTATTGTCGCGGATGAAATTCATTGTGATTTAACGGCCGATCCTCATATTCATACACCAATCGCATCCATTCAAGAAGAATATCAAGATTTTATCGTCACACTCATTGCACCGAGTAAAACCTTTAACCTCGCAGGCTTACAAGCTTCGGCGATCATTGTGCCGAGTGAAGTATTGCGGAATAAATTGAAAACAGTTCAAGCAAAACGAGGCTTTTTCACATTAAACATGATGGGCATCACTGCAATGGAAGCCGCTTATCGTGAAGGAGGCCCATGGCTAGATGAAGCGATCGCTTACATTCGTGAAAATATTCAGTTGGTAGAACACTATATTCGTAGCGAAATCCCTGAATTAAACGTGATGAAACCAGAAGGCAGCTATTTAATCTGGATCGACTGCCGTAAGCTAGAATTAGCGGATGATGAATTGATGAATAAAATTCTTCACGATGGCAAACTAGCCCTCGGTCAAGGCTTCAAGTACCGAGCGGGCGGTGAAGGCTTCCTGCGAATGAACGTCGCCTGTCCACGTGTCATTGTAGAAGATGGATTAAAGCGATTGAAAAAAGCCATCAAAGGCGAGTAA
- the queE gene encoding 7-carboxy-7-deazaguanine synthase QueE has product MSRKIPVLEIFGPTVQGEGMVVGRKTMFVRTAGCDYRCSWCDSAFTWDGSAKEDIRLLTAEEIWSELVQLGGQTFDHVTISGGNPALLSQIADLVNKLHQEGIQTALETQGSRWQDWFYEIDELTISPKPPSSGMDTDFDQLSIIVQRLQQKERNFSLKVVIFDEKDLAYAKKVHQSFPEVPFFLQTGNDRLEEINDVELLSYLVRKYEWLIEQTMPDADWKNVRVLPQLHTFVWGNKKGV; this is encoded by the coding sequence ATGAGCCGAAAGATTCCTGTTCTCGAAATATTTGGACCGACTGTTCAAGGAGAAGGCATGGTCGTTGGCCGCAAGACGATGTTCGTTCGAACAGCTGGCTGTGATTATCGCTGCTCATGGTGCGATTCCGCCTTTACATGGGACGGCTCAGCTAAAGAGGACATTCGTCTATTGACGGCTGAGGAGATTTGGTCTGAGCTTGTACAGTTAGGAGGTCAGACGTTTGATCATGTGACGATTTCAGGAGGAAACCCAGCGTTACTTTCACAAATCGCTGACTTAGTCAACAAGCTGCACCAAGAAGGTATACAAACAGCGTTAGAAACGCAAGGGAGTCGCTGGCAAGATTGGTTTTACGAGATTGATGAGTTGACAATCTCACCGAAGCCACCAAGCTCTGGGATGGACACCGACTTTGACCAACTGTCGATCATTGTTCAGCGCCTTCAGCAAAAAGAGAGAAACTTCAGTTTAAAAGTCGTCATTTTCGATGAGAAAGATTTAGCTTATGCAAAAAAAGTTCATCAAAGCTTTCCAGAGGTGCCGTTCTTTTTACAAACGGGGAATGATCGTCTCGAAGAAATCAATGACGTCGAGCTATTATCGTATCTTGTCAGAAAATACGAGTGGTTAATTGAACAAACAATGCCAGATGCCGACTGGAAAAACGTCCGCGTTCTCCCTCAGCTTCATACGTTTGTTTGGGGGAACAAAAAGGGAGTATAA
- the queD gene encoding 6-carboxytetrahydropterin synthase QueD, translating to MIQQIYPAPVHSYRYELNKDFQFAAAHYVPHEEAGACRRLHGHTYFVNVTVVGNELNNLGFLVNFQEIKNLIHKRFDHTLLNQDALFNEEDPNYFPTTEVVARTIWEVMQESLNKMANKPRCIQVFLRETPTSYVVYRPQEEDFQ from the coding sequence ATGATCCAACAAATTTACCCAGCACCTGTTCATTCGTATCGTTACGAATTAAATAAAGATTTTCAGTTTGCTGCGGCTCACTATGTTCCTCATGAAGAAGCGGGCGCATGTCGCCGACTGCATGGTCACACCTATTTCGTCAATGTGACGGTCGTCGGTAATGAACTGAATAATTTAGGCTTTTTAGTTAATTTTCAAGAGATAAAAAATCTGATCCATAAACGATTTGATCATACATTGTTAAATCAGGATGCTCTATTCAATGAAGAAGATCCGAATTATTTTCCAACTACGGAAGTCGTCGCTCGAACGATATGGGAAGTGATGCAAGAGTCATTGAATAAAATGGCAAATAAGCCGCGCTGCATCCAAGTCTTTTTGCGTGAAACACCAACGAGCTATGTGGTGTACCGTCCGCAGGAAGAGGATTTTCAATGA
- the queC gene encoding 7-cyano-7-deazaguanine synthase QueC → MKKEKAVVVFSGGQDSTTCLFWAKERFEEVIAVTFDYGQRHKLELECAAEIAKELQVSHHILDMSLLNQLAPNALTRTDIEITEKEGEAPSTFVEGRNLLFLSFAAVLAKQYDAKHLITGVCETDFSGYPDCRDVFIKSLNVTLNLSMDTSFVIHTPLMWLDKAETWELADQLGAFEYVRERTLTCYNGIKGSGCGECPACKLRQRGLDQYLAKKGAVQS, encoded by the coding sequence TTGAAAAAGGAAAAAGCAGTTGTTGTATTTAGTGGTGGTCAAGATAGTACCACTTGTTTATTTTGGGCAAAGGAACGATTTGAAGAAGTGATCGCGGTTACGTTCGATTACGGTCAGCGCCACAAATTAGAATTAGAATGTGCAGCTGAAATCGCGAAAGAACTGCAGGTGTCCCATCATATTTTGGATATGTCGCTTCTCAATCAGTTAGCTCCTAATGCGTTAACGAGAACCGATATCGAGATAACGGAAAAAGAAGGCGAAGCGCCATCGACATTTGTGGAAGGAAGAAACCTATTGTTTTTATCGTTCGCAGCTGTGTTGGCAAAGCAGTATGACGCGAAACATCTGATTACTGGCGTATGTGAAACAGATTTCAGCGGCTATCCAGATTGTCGAGATGTCTTTATTAAATCATTAAATGTGACGTTGAATCTTTCGATGGATACGTCTTTTGTGATTCATACACCGCTCATGTGGCTTGATAAAGCGGAGACATGGGAGTTAGCTGACCAACTTGGTGCTTTTGAATATGTTCGCGAGCGCACATTGACTTGCTATAACGGGATAAAAGGCAGCGGTTGTGGCGAATGCCCTGCGTGTAAGCTCCGCCAAAGAGGTCTTGACCAATATTTGGCGAAGAAGGGGGCGGTACAATCATGA
- a CDS encoding peptidylprolyl isomerase, with product MKRLFPILFIAFLFVIAGCSGEKSEEKEKAEQVELPAKEQNVHKEKGDKDMNYPQLTTEVAENEKLVEMKTTKGTIKIKLFPEQAPKTVENFITHSENGYYDGLTFHRVIKDFMIQGGDPEGTGMGGESIYGESFEDEFSRELFNFRGALSMANAGPNTNGSQFFIVQNSKMDPGFREQMEEAGYPKEVTDFYMENGGTPWLDFRHTVFGQVIEGMDVVDAIANAPTAAQDKPKEDIVIEKITVIK from the coding sequence ATGAAACGACTATTTCCGATACTATTCATCGCTTTTCTCTTTGTGATAGCAGGGTGCAGTGGAGAAAAGTCAGAAGAAAAGGAAAAAGCAGAACAAGTTGAGCTGCCTGCTAAAGAACAAAACGTACATAAGGAGAAAGGGGATAAAGATATGAATTATCCACAATTAACGACAGAAGTTGCAGAAAATGAAAAGCTCGTTGAAATGAAGACAACGAAAGGTACAATTAAAATTAAGTTATTCCCTGAACAAGCGCCTAAGACGGTCGAAAACTTTATCACACATAGTGAAAATGGCTACTACGATGGATTGACTTTCCACCGAGTGATTAAAGACTTCATGATCCAAGGTGGAGACCCGGAAGGAACAGGTATGGGCGGCGAAAGTATTTACGGCGAATCCTTTGAAGATGAATTCTCGCGCGAATTATTTAACTTCCGCGGTGCTTTATCGATGGCAAATGCCGGTCCAAACACAAATGGAAGCCAGTTCTTTATTGTGCAAAATAGCAAGATGGACCCGGGTTTTAGAGAGCAAATGGAAGAAGCAGGATATCCGAAAGAAGTAACCGATTTTTATATGGAGAATGGTGGAACGCCTTGGCTTGATTTCCGTCATACTGTTTTTGGTCAAGTGATTGAAGGAATGGATGTTGTTGATGCGATTGCCAATGCTCCAACAGCCGCTCAAGATAAGCCTAAAGAAGATATCGTGATTGAAAAAATCACTGTCATTAAATAA